A genomic region of Metopolophium dirhodum isolate CAU chromosome 1, ASM1992520v1, whole genome shotgun sequence contains the following coding sequences:
- the LOC132946336 gene encoding uncharacterized protein LOC132946336: MWSIIHFLDENTVETVPSKWFSKNKCAWPNNKSKRHIADQSDPIPQCFKWYKAQALLTDIESFSEANRKCKKALYTTNVSSTETENDEVMNKNQKKPKEMLQYNLTKRKKIKLTGYDDNDKFSDNDTADDDDNTVLKIPAYESDDGTSTKEIVEGSNNKELKKNQFSSPSSNQILDKTHSKIELPICKNDHQEIESFSLPAIPFQ, translated from the exons ttcaaaaaataaatgtgccTGGCCCAATAATAAAAGCAAGCGGCATATTGCAGATCAATCTGATCCGATCCCACAATGTTTTAAGTGGTATAAAGCTCAGGCATTATTAACGGACATAG aatCATTCTCTGAAGCGAatagaaaatgcaaaaaagCTTTATACACAACCAATGTATCCTCTACTGAAACAGAAAATGATGAAGTTatgaacaaaaatcaaaaaaaacctAAAGAAATGTTACAGTATAATTTGACAaagcgtaaaaaaataaaattgactgGATACGATGACAATGACAAATTTTcag acAATGATACTGCAGACGATGACGATAACACAGTTCTTAAAATACCAGCATACGAGTCTG aTGATGGTACAAGTACAAAAGAAATTGTAGAAGGATCTAATAATaaagaacttaaaaaaaatcaattctctTCTCCATCTTCCAACCAAA ttttagatAAAACTCATTCAAAAATTGAATTGCCAATCTGCAAAAACGATCATCAAGAGATAGAATCTTTTTCATTGCCTGCAATTCCATTCCAATAA
- the LOC132946353 gene encoding zinc finger BED domain-containing protein 5-like — protein MQGRNENILTSSDKIMAFNEKLILWKTQFDQNKLTMFPRTAERDVDASLISLISESMMLLKDKLTKYFPSINVEDYDWVQNPFSVSVNEVIGLTFAEEDNLISLKNDRTMKLKFKEMTVNKFWIYAQAEFPEISIKAITILLPFSTSYLCEQGFSAVTTIKSKKREDFDP, from the coding sequence aTGCAAGGCCGTAACGAAAATATCCTAACATCATCCGACAAAATTATGgcttttaatgaaaaattaattctgtGGAAAACTCAATTtgaccaaaataaattaactatgttCCCACGAACTGcagagcgagatgtagacgccAGTCTCATATCGTTAATTAGCGAATCTATGATGTTACTGAAAGACAAATTGACGAAATACTTTCCCAGCATAAATGTTGAAGACTATGACTGGGTGCAGAATCCATTCAGTGTATCAGTTAATGAGGTAATTGGTTTGACATTTGCGGAAGAAGACAATCTTATCTCACTGAAAAATGATCGAACAATGAAgctaaaatttaaagaaatgaCGGTTAACAAATTTTGGATATATGCTCAAGCTGAATTTCCTGAAATATCTATAAAAGCAATAACAATTTTACTACCATTCTCCACATCATATCTATGCGAACAAGGATTCTCAGCAGTTACcactataaaaagtaaaaaaagagAAGACTTCGATCCGTAG